In the Malaya genurostris strain Urasoe2022 chromosome 1, Malgen_1.1, whole genome shotgun sequence genome, one interval contains:
- the LOC131425773 gene encoding uncharacterized protein LOC131425773: protein MTIAQPSIPTCLAHLILAGITGWSLKHLPIGTTNTSAADDPVSFMLLLLVFLLCHSLLGIFRYSHPDPHNNLRKLYELSVLVATVCPLPLLNTQLYLKYQLNESQLWTSSYLLASVLIPFLVGLIYSELSQRHKSDYVTTVMAIINLTVLVWISVENENVWGIGLAVSYGMKLVALPWLADRYSVSFIDLYTYGLGFFEIFAVNVVIDADMYRTELVMQ, encoded by the coding sequence ATGACGATTGCCCAGCCATCCATTCCAACCTGTTTGGCACATCTGATTTTGGCCGGTATCACGGGCTGGTCCCTGAAACATCTGCCTATTGGTACTACAAACACTTCAGCAGCGGATGATCCAGTATCATTCATGCTTCTCTTGTTGGTGTTCCTGCTCTGTCATAGTTTACTGGGAATCTTTCGCTACAGTCACCCAGATCCGCACAACAATCTGCGCAAGTTGTATGAGTTATCAGTGCTCGTTGCAACCGTCTGTCCCCTTCCTTTGCTGAACACTCAACTGTACCTCAAATATCAACTCAACGAATCACAACTCTGGACTTCCAGTTACTTACTAGCAAGTGTTCTTATTccgtttttagttggtttgatatATTCCGAACTGAGTCAACGGCATAAAAGTGACTATGTGACCACTGTAATGGCCATAATAAATCTGACTGTGCTGGTATGGATTTCGGTTGAAAACGAGAACGTCTGGGGTATCGGATTGGCCGTTTCCTATGGAATGAAACTGGTTGCTCTACCATGGTTGGCCGATCGCTACAGTGTATCGTTTATAGATCTTTACACGTACGGGTtgggattttttgaaatttttgctgTTAATGTTGTGATAGATGCCGATATGTATAGAACTGAACTTGTTATGCAGTAG